DNA from Amorphoplanes friuliensis DSM 7358:
CGGCGGTGAGGTCGTGGTCGAGGCCAGCGACCGGGCCGCCGAACCCTGGCGCTGAGCCGTACGCTTGATCCCATGACCCTCCTCGGGCAGCAGCCGCCTCCGCCACCGCCGCAGGGGCCGGGTGTGTTCCCGCCGTTCCCCGCGCCGCCGGTCGAGGGGCGCAGCCGGCGTGTCGGTGTCGGCCTCGGCATCGGGGCGGCCGTGCTCCTGCTGGTCTGCGGGGGTGGCGCCGCCCTCGGCGTGGGTCTCACCCGGGTGATGAGCAGCGCCCTGAACGAGCAGGCCGAGGTGGTCGTCGGTGACTACTTCGACGCGCTGAAGGACCGCGAGTGGGCGCAGGCCTACGACCTGCTCTGCCAGCGCGCGAAGACCTCCGAGACCGAGGCCGAGTTCGTCAGCCGGGTCTCCGCCGAGGAGCTCATCACCGATTACGACGTCGGTCAGGTCGAGCTCGTGCAGCTCTCCGCGCCGGTCGACGTCACCTACTCGAACGGCGACACCGCCGAACTCCGGGCGTACCTCGGTCAGAACCGGGAAACGGGCGGCTTCGAGGTGTGCAGCGTCGAGGAGTAATCTCCTGATTTTGTCCGACTCCAGTGTCCCCGCCGACAACCAGCCGGCGTAGGAGGAACATGCCCGCCGATCGTATTGACGCCGTCGTCAGCCTGGCCAAGCGCCGAGGCCTCGTTTTCCCCTCCAGCGAGATCTACGGAGGGACGCGCTCGGCGTGGGACTACGGTCCGCTGGGCGTCGAGCTGAAGGAGAACGTGCGCCGCCAGTGGTGGCGCACCATGGTCCAGCAGCGTGACGACATCGTCGGCCTCGACTCCGCCGTCATCCTCGCCCGTGACGTGTGGGCCGCCTCCGGTCACCTCGACGCGTTCGTCGACCCGCTGACCGAGTGCCAGTCGTGCCACAAGCGGTTCCGCGCCGATCACCTCGAGGAGGCGTGGGAGCACAAGCACGGCTCCGCGCCGGCCTCGCTGAGCGAGCTGAACTGCCCGAACTGCGGCAACAAGGGCACCTTCACCGAGCCGAAGATGTTCAACGGCCTGATGAAGACCTACCTCGGCCCGACCGAGAGCGCCGACGGCCTGCACTACCTGCGGCCCGAGACCGCGCAGGGCATCTTCGTCAACTACAACAACGTGGCGACCGCCTCCCGCAAGAAGCCGCCGTTCGGCATCGCGCAGGTCGGCAAGTCGTTCCGCAACGAGATCACCCCCGGCAACTTCATCTTCCGGACCCGCGAGTTCGAGCAGATGGAGATGGAGTTCTTCGTCCCGCCGGGCTCCGACGAGGAATGGCACGAGTACTGGCTGCAGCAGCGCTGGAACTGGTACCGCGACCTCGGTCTGTCCGAGAGCAACCTGCGCTTCTTCGAGCACCCCAAGGAGAAGCTCTCGCACTACTCGAAGCGGACCGTCGACATCGAGTACCGCTTCCAGTTCGGCGGCACCGACTTCGCCGAGCTCGAGGGCATCGCGAACCGTACGGACTTCGACCTGACCACCCACTCGAAGCACTCCGGCGTCGACCTGTCGTACTTCGACCAGGAGAAGCAGGAACGCTGGGTGCCGTACGTCATCGAGCCCGCGGCCGGCCTGACCCGCGCGGTGCTGGCGTTCCTCCTCGAGGCGTACGACGAGGACGAGGCCCCCAACACCAAGGGCGGTGTCGACAAGCGCACGGTCATGCGTTTCGACCCGCGCCTCGCGCCGATCAAGGTTGCCGTGCTGCCCCTCTCGCGCAACCCGGAGCTGTCACCCAAGGCCCGCGGCCTGGCCGACCTGCTCCGCAAGCGCTGGATGGTCGAGTTCGACGACTCGCAAGCCATCGGCCGCCGCTACCGCCGCCAGGACGAGATCGGCACACCGTTCTGCGTCACGGTCGACTTCGACACGCTGACGGACGACGCGGTGACGGTCCGCGACCGCGACACCATGAAGCAGGAACGCGTGTCGCTCGACCAGATCGAGCGCTACCTGATCGAGCGCCTGCCCGGCTGTTAGAAGTCGAAGCCTCCTGGCCGGCCGTTGCGGTCGGCCAGGAGACCGGCCAGCGTCGACACGGCGATCTCGGCGGGCGTGCGGCTGCCGATGTTCAACCCGATCGGGCGGTGCACGCGGGCGATCTCGTCAGCGGGTACACCGAGGTCCTGAAGGGCTTTGAGGTGTGGCCCCTCGTGGTGGGGGTTGCCCATGATCCCGACCCAGCGCGGGCCGGCGGCCAGGGCCTCCTTCAGCAGCGGCCCGATCTCCGGCCGGTGATGATCGGTCACCACCACGTCCGTGTGTTCGTCGACACCCGCCGCCGCGAGATCGCTGACGAACGTGTCGCCGTGCGGCCGCGGCGGCCCCAGCAGCTTGGTCGGATCCGGCTCGACCAGCACCGACTGGAACCCGAGCTCCACCCCCAGCCTCAACAAAACCTCGGACACGGGCGAAGCAAACACGGCAACCAGCCTGCGGGGGTTCACGTTTTGACTCTGCCAGACGGAGATGTGTAATGCTCGACGGCGTGAACTACGCTCCGCTGACTCTGGGCACGCACGAGGTGTGGCCGCCCGTCGTGCTCGCGCCGATGGCCGGCATCACCAACGTCGCTTTCCGCAACCTCTGCCGTGAGCAGGGTGGTGGTGTCTACGTCTGCGAGATGATCACGACGCGGGCGCTGGTCGAGCGGATCCCCAAGACGCTGAAGATGATCGAGTTCGGCCCGGACGAGAAGTTCCGCAGCCTGCAGCTCTACGGCGTCGACCCGGACGTGACCGCGCGGGCCGTGCGGATGGTCGCCGAGGAGGGCTGGGCCGACCACATCGACCTGAACTTCGGCTGCCCGGTGCCCAAGGTCACCCGTCGCGGCGGCGGCAGTGCGC
Protein-coding regions in this window:
- a CDS encoding glycine--tRNA ligase is translated as MPADRIDAVVSLAKRRGLVFPSSEIYGGTRSAWDYGPLGVELKENVRRQWWRTMVQQRDDIVGLDSAVILARDVWAASGHLDAFVDPLTECQSCHKRFRADHLEEAWEHKHGSAPASLSELNCPNCGNKGTFTEPKMFNGLMKTYLGPTESADGLHYLRPETAQGIFVNYNNVATASRKKPPFGIAQVGKSFRNEITPGNFIFRTREFEQMEMEFFVPPGSDEEWHEYWLQQRWNWYRDLGLSESNLRFFEHPKEKLSHYSKRTVDIEYRFQFGGTDFAELEGIANRTDFDLTTHSKHSGVDLSYFDQEKQERWVPYVIEPAAGLTRAVLAFLLEAYDEDEAPNTKGGVDKRTVMRFDPRLAPIKVAVLPLSRNPELSPKARGLADLLRKRWMVEFDDSQAIGRRYRRQDEIGTPFCVTVDFDTLTDDAVTVRDRDTMKQERVSLDQIERYLIERLPGC
- a CDS encoding XdhC family protein, translating into MSEVLLRLGVELGFQSVLVEPDPTKLLGPPRPHGDTFVSDLAAAGVDEHTDVVVTDHHRPEIGPLLKEALAAGPRWVGIMGNPHHEGPHLKALQDLGVPADEIARVHRPIGLNIGSRTPAEIAVSTLAGLLADRNGRPGGFDF